In a single window of the Lacerta agilis isolate rLacAgi1 chromosome 15, rLacAgi1.pri, whole genome shotgun sequence genome:
- the LOC117060089 gene encoding neuropeptide FF receptor 1-like — translation METLEGSTNRTTYSLGNAKRNMTYSPYYSHSPPVAAIYIVAYLFIFALCMAGNSLVCFIVLKNSRMRTVTNLFILNLAISDLLVGIFCIPTTLVDNLITGWPFSNSICKMSGLVQGMSVSSSVFTLVAIAVDRFRCIVYPFKSKLSLFQALNAIAIIWVLAITIMCPSAIKLTVAQQEDSYMVYNGNQSMTYPMYSCYEAWPNSEMRKVYTTVLFTHIYVIPLTLITFMYGRIGLKLYRSSGPVSQHQVVHKGQCNMAVSRRKVKVIKMLVLVALLFMLSWLPLWTLMLLTDYARLDEQHINLLASYVFPFAHWLAFSNSSVNPIIYGYFNENFKKGFQAAFKLQTCSDEMVHQGVYAERTTVSTSGFGTRNKIFTDGESSDSMCLKNLPPQAPCGPQAGHGQGQAPGILLQDVNDITPLSKVCNAWDA, via the exons ATGGAGACCCTTGAAGGCAGCACTAACCGAACAACCTACTCCTTGGGAAATGCCAAAAGGAACATGACTTATTCCCCATATTACTCGCACTCACCACCTGTTGCCGCCATCTACATTGTCGCTTACCTGTTCATCTTTGCCTTGTGCATGGCTGGGAACAGCCTGGTTTGTTTCATTGTACTGAAAAACAGCCGGATGAGGACAGTCACCAACCTGTTCATTCTCAACCTGGCCATCAGTGATCTGCTGGTGGGCATCTTCTGTATTCCTACCACACTAGTTGACAATTTGATCACAG GATGGCCTTTCAGCAACAGCATCTGCAAGATGAGCGGGCTGGTGCAGGGCATGTCTGTTTCGTCATCTGTCTTCACTCTGGTGGCAATTGCTGTGGATAG GTTCCGCTGCATTGTCTACCCATTTAAATCCAAGCTCAGCCTCTTCCAGGCACTCAATGCCATTGCCATCATCTGGGTACTAGCTATTACCATCATGTGTCCCTCTGCTATCAAGCTCACAGTGGCTCAACAGGAGGACAGCTACATGGTATACAATGGCAATCAGAGCATGACCTACCCCATGTATTCATGCTACGAGGCTTGGCCCAATAGTGAAATGCGCAAAGTCTACACCACTGTGCTTTTCACCCACATCTATGTTATCCCGCTGACCCTCATCACATTCATGTATGGCCGAATTGGGCTGAAGCTGTACAGGTCCTCAGGCCCAGTGAGTCAGCACCAGGTAGTTCACAAAGGTCAGTGCAACATGGCGGTTTCTAGAAGGAAGGTGAAGGTCATCAAAATGCTTGTCCTCGTGGCTCTTCTCTTCATGCTCTCCTGGTTACCTTTGTGGACACTGATGCTGCTCACAGACTATGCCAGGCTGGATGAGCAGCACATAAATCTGCTTGCGAGTTATGTTTTCCCCTTTGCGCACTGGCTGGCCTTCTCCAACAGTAGTGTCAACCCCATCATCTATGGCTACTTCAATGAGAACTTCAAGAAGGGCTTCCAGGCAGCCTTCAAACTCCAAACCTGCTCTGATGAAATGGTCCATCAAGGGGTCTATGCCGAGCGGACAACCGTCAGCACCAGTGGCTTTGGTACCCGGAATAAAATCTTCACTGATGGGGAGTCCTCCGATTCAATGTGCTTGAAGAACCTGCCCCCTCAAGCTCCTTGTGGCCCACAGGCTGGACATGGTCAGGGACAAGCACCAGGAATACTGCTGCAGGATGTCAATGACATCACACCCCTGAGCAAAGTTTGTAATGCTTGGGATGCCTGA